The Drosophila mauritiana strain mau12 chromosome 2R, ASM438214v1, whole genome shotgun sequence genome has a segment encoding these proteins:
- the LOC117138476 gene encoding probable E3 ubiquitin-protein ligase IRF2BPL, with amino-acid sequence MAITAAAATAAAAAANKLNKYCCAERQQQQQQQQQQQHQQIKGRQKARDVRDV; translated from the coding sequence ATGGCAataactgcagcagcagcaacagcagcagcagcggcggcaaaCAAGCTAAACAAGTATTGCTGTGCCgaaaggcagcagcagcagcagcagcagcagcaacagcaacatcagcagatAAAAGGCAGACAAAAGGCACGAGATGTGAGAGACGTCTAG